The stretch of DNA TAAAAAAAGCGGGCCAGTTTCCTGACCCGCTTTTTCTTTTGGCTGCCGCTTACACGAAGCGCAGCGCAATCCAGTACAGCCCGCCGGAGAGCAGAATCGAAGCCGGTAAGGTGAATATCCAGGCCATCAGGATATTGGTTACCGTCTTACGCTGCAGGCCGCCGCCGTCCACGATCATCGTCCCCGCCACGGAGGAAGAGAGCACGTGAGTGGTGGAAACCGGCATCCCGGTATAGCTTGCCAGACCGATAGAAACGGCGGCCGTCATCTGCGCGGACATCCCTTGCGCATAGGTCATGCCTTTCTTACCGATCTTCTCACCGATGGTGGTCGCCACACGACGCCAGCCGATCATCGTCCCGATACCCAGCGCCAGCGCCACAGCCAGAATAATCCAGACCGGCGCGTACTCGATGGTGCTGAGCATGTCGCCTTTCAGTTTCTTCAGCAGGCGCTGATCGTCCGCGCTCACTTCCGGCAGCTTCGCCACTTTATCGGTCGTGTCGGAGATGCACAGCATGATGCGACGCAGCTGGCTACGCTGCTCAATGCTGAGCTTGTCGTAGCTTTCGATGTCGGTCAGCATCAGCTTCGCGCGGTCCAGCGCGGTGATCGCGTTGGCCGGATGGCAGTGGAACTGAGCCGGTTCAGTTGCGCCCGCTTCCGGGGAAGGGATCAGCTGTTCCGAGCCGGTGGCTTTCTTCAGCAGCTCAGGACGTTGCTGGAAGAAAGTCTCAACATTGTTCACCGCATCGCGGGTACGGGTGATTTCGTAGCCGGAGGCGTTCATGTTAACCACGAAGCCCGCCGGGGCAACGCCAATCAGCACCAGCATAATCAGGCCAATGCCTTTCTGACCGTCGTTAGCGCCGTGAGAGAAACTCACGCCGATAGCGGACAGGATCAGCGCGATACGCGTCCAGAAAGGCGGCTTTTTCTTGCCGTCTTGCTTTTCACGTTCCGCAGGCGTCAGGTGAATACGCTGCTTTTTCTTGGTGTTGCTCCAGTAACGGCGCAGCAGGAAAATCAACCCACCGGCAATCACCAGCCCGACAATCGGGGACAGAATTAATGAAGCGAAGATCCCAACAACTTTCGGGATATTCAGCGCGTCGACAACCGAGGTTCCGGTCAGCAGCGCGTTGGTCAAACCGATACCGATGATGGCACCGATAAGCGTATGGGAGCTGGAGGCCGGCAGACCAAAATACCAGGTGCCGAGGTTCCAGATAATAGCGGCCAGTAACATAGAGAACACCATGGCGAGACCATGAGAAGACCCTACGTTTAACAGCAGATCTGTAGGTAGCATATGCACAATGGCATAGGCTACGCTCAGCCCACCGAGCAGAACGCCGAAGAAGTTAAACAACGCAGCCATTGCCACCGCAAGTTGCGATCGCATAGCGCGGGTGTAAATTACCGTTGCTACTGCGTTAGCCGTATCGTGGAAACCATTAATAGCTTCGTAGAACAGCACAAATGCCAGAGCAAGCAATAGTAAAAGCCCGGTGTGAAGATCCAGGCCGGCAAACAAATGTAGCATAGACGTTACGCCATTTTGAGGACATGAACGCGGCGCATTATGTAAGACAACCTCCACCGCGGCAAAGTGAAATCTGGACTTTTTTTGATTTTAGTCGCCATCTGGCCTGCTGGTGGAATGATTTACATTTTGTTTATCAACTACCTGCATTTGTTCTTAACCTTAAAGCTGGTGCGACCAGCCGCAGGTCTTTACAATCCGTTGCCTTAAGCATAGTCGGGAGTCGGTCGTGGAAAAGTTTGATGCCATTATTATAGGTGCGGGTGCAGCAGGAATGTTTTGTGCGGCGATGGCCGGGCAGGCGGGCAGCCGCGTATTGCTGATTGATAATGGGAAAAAACCGGGCCGTAAAATCCTGATGTCCGGCGGCGGACGCTGCAACTTTACCAACCTTTATGTCGAGCCTGCGGCCTATCTGAGCCAAAACCCGCATTTCTGCAAATCTGCGCTGGCACGCTATACCCAGTGGGACTTTATCGACATGGTGGGCAAGCACGGCATTGCCTGGCATGAGAAAACCCTCGGGCAGCTGTTTTGCGATGATTCCGCCCAGCAGGTTGTCGATATGCTGGTGGCAGAATGCGAAAAAGGGAAGGTGACCCTGCGCCTGCGTAGCGAAGTCATAAGCATTGAGCGTGACGAACAGGGTTATACGTTACAGCTCAACGGCGGCAGCGTGCAGGCCGCTAAGCTTGTTATCGCCAGCGGCGGCCTGTCGATGCCGGGACTGGGCGCGACGCCGTTCGGGTATAAAGTGGCGGAGCAGTTTGGCCTGAAGGTGCTGCCGACTCGCGCGGGCCTGGTGCCGTTTACCCTGCATAAACCTTTGCTCGAACAGCTGCAGGTGCTGTCCGGCGTCTCGGTGCCTTCCGTCATCACTGCTGAAAACGGCGTCAGCTTCCGGGAAAGCCTGCTGTTTACCCACCGGGGCCTTTCCGGCCCAGCCGTGTTGCAGCTCTCAAGCTACTGGCAACCGGGCGAATACGTCAGCGTGAACCTGCTGCCGGACACCGACCTGGACGGCTTTATCAACGAGCAGCGTAACGCGCACCCGAATCAGAGCCTGAAAAACACGCTGGCGATGGTGCTGCCCAAGCGTCTGGTGGAATGCCTGCAGCAGCTGGAGCAAATCCCGGACGTAACGCTTAAGCAGCTCAACGTTCGCCAGCAAAGCGAGCTGGTGGAAACGCTGCAAGCCTGGCGAGTTCAGCCCAACGGCACTGAAGGTTACCGCACGGCAGAAGTTACCCTCGGCGGCGTGGACACCAACGAACTTTCCTCGCGTACCATGGAAGCCAAAAAAGCGCCGGGCCTCTACTTTATCGGCGAAGTGATGGACGTCAGCGGCTGGCTGGGCGGCTATAACTTCCAGTGGGCCTGGAGCTCCGCCTGGGCCTGTGCACAGGCGCTGGTTGAAGCCTGATGCTCCGCCTTGCGGCTGCGATGCTAGATTGTGATATGTTATGCACAATTGCAGCTATTTGAGGGCTAAACGTGACAGATTATGACGCATTGCCTGAACAGCGCCAGGCGATGATCCACCAGATCCTGACCGAAACGGGCAGGGTGATTGGGGCTGACGTGGCGCGGAAGCTGGGCGTGTCTGAGCACACTATCCGCCGGGATCTGCAGGAGCTGGCGCGCCGTGGCCTGTGTAAAAAGGTTTATGGCGGCGCCATCAGCCAGTTCCAGCAGTCTGCCAGCTTTGAAACCCGCGTGTCGCAGGATGTGGTTGAGAAGTCCCAGGTGGCGCGGAAGTGCGCCGGGATGATCAAAGCCAATACCTGCGTGTTTCTCGACGCCGGTTCAACCTATCTGGCGATGGTGGAGTTTATTCCCGAAGAGCTGGATCTCACCATCGTCACCAACTCTCCGCAGATTGCCGCCGCGCTAAGTGGGCGCACCCGTGGCGAGCTGATTTTGTTAGGCGGTAAAGTTAACCCGCTGACCGGCAGCACGCTGGGCTCCGACACGGTAAACCAGCTGCGCGGCATGGTTTTCGATCAGACCTTTATCGGCGTGTGTGGGCTGGATCCGCAGGCTGGCCTGAGCGCGGTTTATTACGAAGATGCCTGCTTTAAGCGAGAAGTGTTGAGCCAGAGCAACGAGGTGATCGCCGCCGTCACGGCCAATAAGATGTCTCAGGTGGCTCGCTATAAGGTGGCACCTTGCGAAGACATTGACGTGGCGGTGGTTAGCTCCGAAACCAAAATTACCGATTTCAGCGGCGTTAACCTGCATATTGAAGTCGCCGACTAGCAAAACGGGCGGCGCGTCTGCCGCCCATCTTCACATTCAGTTTTGCAGCGCCAGCAGGCTTTTTATCGTGTGCTGGACCGCGCTCTCGTCATTGCTGCCGGTGATAAAGCGCGCCGCGGCCTTCGTCTCCTCAAACGCATTGCGCATCGCGAAGCTGTATTCCGCCTGAGCCAGCAGCTCGAGGTCGTTATAGCCATCGCCAAACGCCAGGGTTTCCGCCGGGCTGACGTTCAGTAACTGCTGGAGCTTTTGTACCGTCGTCCCTTTGTGAACGCCATAATCGGCAATATCAATCCACGCCGCTTCGGACACCACGATATAAACATCCTGCTCAAAAGGCGCGAGCACCGGCCGGGTCTGCGGGCAGTTTCCGGCTTCGTCATAGACGCTTATCTTCACAAAGTCGCAGTTAAGTTCTGCGAAAGAGTCCACCTGCGCCAGGCGGGCGTAGGACTGGCGCATTTTGTCTTTAAGGCGCTGCGGCACGTCTTTGCGAATAAACGCGCTCTCGCTGCCGCAGGCAATAATCACGTGGTTGTCGCTGGCGGCCTCCAGCGTGTCGATGATGCGTAATCCCAGCGCATTATTGATAAGCGACTCGTAGATGTACTCCCCGTTCCTTTTGATGCGCGTGGCGCTGTCGCCGATTATCCATAAATCCTGACGGTAATCGGCGAACAGCTCTTCCACCCGCTGGCACTGCTTGCCGGTGCAGGCGGCGAAATGGACGCCTTTTTGCGCCATTAAGCGGTGCGTTTGGGCAAATAATTCACGGTCATAGTCGCCGTGGCTATTGAGGAAAGTGCCGTCCAGGTCGGTAATGATCAGCTTTATCATGTTGTTATCCCATCGGTAAGCGTTCTGTAGGCGTTTATATTTTTAGTTTTGAGACGAAGGGCAGATTGCGGTACTTATTTTCCCACGGCATGCCGTAGCCGATGAGCAGGTCATCGTTGTCCATGATGTAGGCATGAAATTGCTCCACGGGGATCTCTACGCGGCCCGGCTTCACAAACAAAGTGGCAATGGCGAGGGATTTCGGGGCGTAGTTCTCGATTAAATGTTCGACCAGGCGCTTCATGGTGCCGCCGGACTCGATGGCATCATCCACCAAAATCACGTCTTTCCCCTTGATGCCAATATTGTCGTGGTAAACGATGGTAGAGCCGTTATTTCTGTCGCCCGGCGTGTGCGGGCAGGAAATGTAGTCCATTGATATATCGAAAGTTAGCTGCCTGACCAGGTCGGCGGTAAACAGGATCCCGCCGGGAACGACCGTAATCACCACCGCCTCGTGATAGCGACTATTTAGCTCTCTGGCGACCTTCGTTACGCCATCGGCAATCGTCGATTCGTTCATCACTATCTGCCCAACATGGTTATTTCTCACTGCTGAATCCTCATTTGTTATCTTATGCTCGATGTTGCTCGATTAACATAAGATCTAATGCTCGGTTGTGCAATGTGAAGACGGTCTCGTGCTGCAATTTTGTGATCTTTAACGATCGAATGGAGAGTTATGTGCCCAATGTGGCAAGACCGAGCATTGGGCGGAAGATCTTAGGGGCGAAGATCGAAGCGGATCGGCAGCGTGAGCATAATTTGCGCCTGTCCTGGGGCGATGTCTTCGGTGGGGGCGGGCAGAGGCGTCGCGCGAGCCGGCAGGGCAAGTGCTTCTCGATCCAGCGTTGGCGTGCCGCTGCTTTTTTCCAGCGCCACGCTGAGGACCTGGCCATGCCTGTCGAGCGTCAGGCTCAGGTAAACCACGCCCTGCGCCTGTTGGCGTAAGGCCTGAGCCGGGTAACGTTTGAAGCGGTCCAGGCGCTGGCGCAGCAGGCTGACCCAGTTCACTTCGCCGGGGCTGGGTGCGCTGACGGTGCTGCTCCCTGCGGTACCGGCGCTTTGCTGAGGATGGCTGGCGGGCGCGTGGGTTTCGGGCGCAGGTGGCGTGGGTGCCGGCGGTACTTCGGCATCGTGTGGCTTAACCGGCTGAGGTCTGGTTTTGGCACTGTGGCGCACTTTTTTGGCGACCACGATTTCCGGGTTCGGGGCTTCCACGCTTTTCACCTCTTCTTTTGGCTCTGCTTTCTCCTGAGGCGCTGCCGACCGTATCTGTTTGATCTTATCGGGCTGCTTCTCCGGCGTGGCCGTGGATGCCGGGTCGGTAGAGGGTAAAATCATCAGTGCAATAGGCGGTGGCGCGGTGGCCGGCTGTTCCTGCGTGGGCCGATAAGCGAGCCAAAGGAACACGCCAGCGTGCAGCAAAAGCGCCAGCAGTAGCCCTGTACCCCGGCGTGAGGCGGGCAGGCTGTCGGGCCAGGCAGGAAGAGGTTGTCTTATCGGCAGGGTTGAAGGCATGACCAAATTACTCCGCAGCCGGGCGGCTGGTTATCGTTTCAGGAGAGATAAGAGAGAGGACACGCGAACTGCGTAAACGGGCAGTCTCGAATGAATAACGAGACAATCAGCATGGATACACCATCAGCGAAGCATTATTCACTGCCGTGAAAGGCTGACCCAGTAGCGCGACAGCGTATTTATCCTGATGGGTAAGACGCGCGGTAAGGCGGCCAGAATCTCATCGGTATCCGTTAGCGGGAAAACGCCCGACAGCCGCAGGGAAGCTATGTCCTCGTCGCAGCGTAAAACGCCCGGGCGATAGCGGTTTACTTCCCGCAGGAAATCCCCTAGCGGCATATTGTCGGCCAGCAGTTTACCGTGAACCCAGCCGGGCTCTTTTTCACCGCCGTGCAGGCCCCCGGACTGTTCTTGCGTCAGCCATGCTCCCTGGCCCGCGCCGAGCTGCAGCCCGGCCAGCCCCGAGCTACGCGGATAAAGACGCACGGCTCCGTGGTAAACGGCAATACGAGTACGTTCCGGCTCCAGCTTTACGCGGAATTGAGTGCCGAGAGCCAGCACTTTACCGTGAGGTGTCGTCACGCTAAAAGGCCGGGGCCAGGCCGACAGCTTTTCACGCTGCCCGGTGGTAATCAGCAGGTCGCCGCTGAGCAGCTCAATCTGACGCTGCTGCCCGGTAAAATTTACGTTTAGAGCGGTTTGGGTGTCCAGCAGCAACTGGCTACCTTCGCTGAGTTCAACCTGTCGCTGTTCGCCCGTTGCGGTGCGGTAATCGGCCGTGAACGTTTCCCAGCCGTGCTGCTGCCTGCCCCACTCAAGCGAGCCTCCGACCAGCAGTAAAGCGCCCAGCCCTTTTAAGGCGCGACGCCTGCCGCTGTTTTTTAACGAGGAGAGGCTTTTCTGCGCCAGCTTGCCGTCAACCTGCCTGAAGCCGGCGCATACCGCTTCAATGTGCCGCCACGCACGCTGGTTATCGGCGCTCTCCGCCAGCCAGTTTTGCCAGTTCTTTTTGTCCTGCTCGCTCACCTCATCAGACATCATCAGCGTAAGCCATGACGCCGCAGCGTAAGCGCTATTGCGGTTGAGTTCCTGCCCGTTTCGGTCGACTAAACGTTCGGGGATCATCAGCTTAGGGCAAAGAAGCAGTGCAGGTTAGCGCGCTGAAGATATTGCTTAACGGAGCTGCTGGAAACGCGCAGGCGTTCGGCAATGTCGCAATAGCGCATGCCCTGCAGGTGTGCCAGCAGGAAGGCTTCTCTGACCTGAGAAGGCAGGCCGTCCAGCGCCGCATCAATCTGTTCCAGCACTTCCAGAATCAGCAGCCTGGCTTCGGGGGAAGGGTGTTCCTGTTCCGGCTGGGAGGCCAGCGCGTCCAGCCAGGCCTCTTCGATTTTCTTGCGGCGATAATGGTTAGCTATCAGCCGCCGGGCAACCGTGGCGAGGAAAGGGCGCGGCTGGCGAATGGAAACCAGATCGGGGCTGACCAGGATATTAATAAAGGTATCCTGAGTAAGATCCTGCGCCTGTTCCGGGCAGCCGACCTTATTGCGCAGCCAGTGGTAAAGCCAGCGCTGATGATCGCAGTAAAGCTGCTGTGCAACCTGTTGGGAACGGGACATGACGTGACTCACCATCGATCGGTATCAGGGCGTGATAAATATTAAATGATAATCATTATTATTTTCATTTCTCTATTTTTATGTCAAGAGATTGCGGAGTATTAATGTACTTTTGCGAGCAATGAGAACGCAGCGCCGGGGCCGGCACTGCGGATAATCCATTAGAATTTCTGAGAAATACTCAGCTTGATGTTGCGCCCGATGCCGGAGACGGACTCGCCCAGGTACGGGTAGTAGTCGGTGTTGAACAGGTTATCGATGGCTACGCGAGCCTCCATGCCTTTAACCTGTTCCGGCTGCCAGGTGGCAAACAGCCCCTGCAGGGCATAGCCTTTGGTTTTTGGTAGTGCCCAGATGCCCGCTAACGGGTCACCGTCCTGCGGCGAACGGTCCTGCTTGCGCGCCATATCCATCGTCCAGCCGAACGTCATGTTCCATTCGGGGGCTTTTACGCCCAGCGTGGTGTGTGCGGTGACGGGCGGAATTTCTGCGATCCAGGTTTTATTACCCCAAGGGTCGCGCGGCGAAGCATCACGCTGGCCACGAATGGTGGAGAACGAGAGGCTGCCAAACATGCGGTGGCTGTCGTAAAACGACTCAATTTCCAGTCCCTGGATGGTGTATCCCGGCAGGTTACGGTAGTTCGACAGCGGCGAGCCGCAGTTCGCGCCACTTTTCACCGACTGCGCCCCGCACAGTACGCCGCGGCGATAGAAGATTTCGTCTTTGCCGCGGTTGCGGAACAGCGTGGTGCGGATTTGCACGCTGTCGTCGTCTGCCAGCAGGTCGTTGAAGTTGAGGATCATCCCACCGCGAACGCTGTGGATGGTTTCAACCTTCAGGTCGCGGCTGGTGCCGGAGACGTTAGACAGCGCGTACTGTACGGTGTACTGCTCGTCGATCGTCGGCGCACGCCATGTACGAGTGACGTCGGCAAACAGCGACATATTCGGCGTGGCCTTCCAGACCAGCCCAAGCGCAGGCGTAAAGCCGTGATAGCTTTTGCTGCTGTAATCGTGGCCGACTTTCGGATCGCTGCTGTTGTACATTGAGGCAATATTTGGCTCGCCGGTATTCGTCACGCTGTCGTAGCGCACGCCTGGCGTAACGGTGACGCTGCCGAGCGTCATGCTGTCCTGGATATACAGGCCGCGCGTTTGCTGCTCCCCGGCAGGCATGTAATACGGCTGGAAGTAGCCATAGTTGTAGGCCGCGTTCTTCTTGTAGCCAGGGTAGTACATCAGCGCGTCGCGTTGATTTTTATGCCAGCTCGCGCCGATTTCCAGCAGGTGATCCACCGGCCCGGTGCTGAAACGGCTCTTGTTACTGACCTCCACCAGATTGTCTTTGTAGTCCACCCAGCTCTCATTGCCGAGCGTGCCGAGGAAGCTGGAAGTGCCTGCGGAGTCAGGGCGAGTGTCGTGCTGTTTGGTTTTGGACCAGGCATAGCTCAGCGTCAGATCTATCCACGGGTTTTCTGCCGGGGCCAGATTCCACTTCACGGAGTAGTTTTCATCGGTCTGGTTGCGGTACACCAGCTTCCTGCGCCAGGCTTCGTCGAACCCGTATTTGTTGATATCGGCCTGACTGGGGGCGGCGATGTCGTCCCGCTTGGCGGCAAAAGGCTGCCAGCCTGTGGATTCCGAATGCATGGCCGAGAGCGTCAGCGTCTGCGAGTCGGTCAGATAGAGGTTGGTTTTTGCCAGCCAGGTGCCCTGCCGGTTGGCGGAATAGTCGAAATGGGTGCCGTCCGGGCGGGTAATGTTGCCGCCATCGCGTTTGCTGGCGTAGAGCATACCGTCGGCAAAGCCTTCCGGAGTTTTGCCGTACAGCGCCCCGCTGTAGATATTCTGGTTATCGTTGGTGTGGAAGCCGTACTTCAGCATGCCGCCAAAGTTTTCACCGGGCTGTAGCAGGTCGGCCGCGTCTTTGGTGACGATTTT from Cedecea neteri encodes:
- a CDS encoding phosphoribosyltransferase; this translates as MRNNHVGQIVMNESTIADGVTKVARELNSRYHEAVVITVVPGGILFTADLVRQLTFDISMDYISCPHTPGDRNNGSTIVYHDNIGIKGKDVILVDDAIESGGTMKRLVEHLIENYAPKSLAIATLFVKPGRVEIPVEQFHAYIMDNDDLLIGYGMPWENKYRNLPFVSKLKI
- the pitA gene encoding inorganic phosphate transporter PitA → MLHLFAGLDLHTGLLLLLALAFVLFYEAINGFHDTANAVATVIYTRAMRSQLAVAMAALFNFFGVLLGGLSVAYAIVHMLPTDLLLNVGSSHGLAMVFSMLLAAIIWNLGTWYFGLPASSSHTLIGAIIGIGLTNALLTGTSVVDALNIPKVVGIFASLILSPIVGLVIAGGLIFLLRRYWSNTKKKQRIHLTPAEREKQDGKKKPPFWTRIALILSAIGVSFSHGANDGQKGIGLIMLVLIGVAPAGFVVNMNASGYEITRTRDAVNNVETFFQQRPELLKKATGSEQLIPSPEAGATEPAQFHCHPANAITALDRAKLMLTDIESYDKLSIEQRSQLRRIMLCISDTTDKVAKLPEVSADDQRLLKKLKGDMLSTIEYAPVWIILAVALALGIGTMIGWRRVATTIGEKIGKKGMTYAQGMSAQMTAAVSIGLASYTGMPVSTTHVLSSSVAGTMIVDGGGLQRKTVTNILMAWIFTLPASILLSGGLYWIALRFV
- a CDS encoding DeoR/GlpR family DNA-binding transcription regulator, with product MTDYDALPEQRQAMIHQILTETGRVIGADVARKLGVSEHTIRRDLQELARRGLCKKVYGGAISQFQQSASFETRVSQDVVEKSQVARKCAGMIKANTCVFLDAGSTYLAMVEFIPEELDLTIVTNSPQIAAALSGRTRGELILLGGKVNPLTGSTLGSDTVNQLRGMVFDQTFIGVCGLDPQAGLSAVYYEDACFKREVLSQSNEVIAAVTANKMSQVARYKVAPCEDIDVAVVSSETKITDFSGVNLHIEVAD
- a CDS encoding FecR domain-containing protein; translation: MIPERLVDRNGQELNRNSAYAAASWLTLMMSDEVSEQDKKNWQNWLAESADNQRAWRHIEAVCAGFRQVDGKLAQKSLSSLKNSGRRRALKGLGALLLVGGSLEWGRQQHGWETFTADYRTATGEQRQVELSEGSQLLLDTQTALNVNFTGQQRQIELLSGDLLITTGQREKLSAWPRPFSVTTPHGKVLALGTQFRVKLEPERTRIAVYHGAVRLYPRSSGLAGLQLGAGQGAWLTQEQSGGLHGGEKEPGWVHGKLLADNMPLGDFLREVNRYRPGVLRCDEDIASLRLSGVFPLTDTDEILAALPRVLPIRINTLSRYWVSLSRQ
- a CDS encoding NAD(P)/FAD-dependent oxidoreductase; this encodes MEKFDAIIIGAGAAGMFCAAMAGQAGSRVLLIDNGKKPGRKILMSGGGRCNFTNLYVEPAAYLSQNPHFCKSALARYTQWDFIDMVGKHGIAWHEKTLGQLFCDDSAQQVVDMLVAECEKGKVTLRLRSEVISIERDEQGYTLQLNGGSVQAAKLVIASGGLSMPGLGATPFGYKVAEQFGLKVLPTRAGLVPFTLHKPLLEQLQVLSGVSVPSVITAENGVSFRESLLFTHRGLSGPAVLQLSSYWQPGEYVSVNLLPDTDLDGFINEQRNAHPNQSLKNTLAMVLPKRLVECLQQLEQIPDVTLKQLNVRQQSELVETLQAWRVQPNGTEGYRTAEVTLGGVDTNELSSRTMEAKKAPGLYFIGEVMDVSGWLGGYNFQWAWSSAWACAQALVEA
- a CDS encoding sigma-70 family RNA polymerase sigma factor; translated protein: MSRSQQVAQQLYCDHQRWLYHWLRNKVGCPEQAQDLTQDTFINILVSPDLVSIRQPRPFLATVARRLIANHYRRKKIEEAWLDALASQPEQEHPSPEARLLILEVLEQIDAALDGLPSQVREAFLLAHLQGMRYCDIAERLRVSSSSVKQYLQRANLHCFFALS
- a CDS encoding HAD-IIB family hydrolase; amino-acid sequence: MIKLIITDLDGTFLNSHGDYDRELFAQTHRLMAQKGVHFAACTGKQCQRVEELFADYRQDLWIIGDSATRIKRNGEYIYESLINNALGLRIIDTLEAASDNHVIIACGSESAFIRKDVPQRLKDKMRQSYARLAQVDSFAELNCDFVKISVYDEAGNCPQTRPVLAPFEQDVYIVVSEAAWIDIADYGVHKGTTVQKLQQLLNVSPAETLAFGDGYNDLELLAQAEYSFAMRNAFEETKAAARFITGSNDESAVQHTIKSLLALQN
- a CDS encoding TonB-dependent receptor is translated as MTIKNNGKATAISDASQPAQLPRAPLASGIALSGLLALATGLPTFSWATEASSAASQAFSVPAGPLSSALQTLASDANVMLVFTPDQAANKTTSGLKGRYSVQSAFDHLLSGSGLKAVREGNSYRLVSTGAAAGEAAPISVPELSVVSGLDDSVVAGRSTLKKENIERIQADNVAELLDKLPGVSSAGSPRPGGQSLNIWGMGGMEDIKVTLDGAPKGFEKYRQGSVFIEPELIKQIDVDKGPFNLANGNGGFGGSIKIVTKDAADLLQPGENFGGMLKYGFHTNDNQNIYSGALYGKTPEGFADGMLYASKRDGGNITRPDGTHFDYSANRQGTWLAKTNLYLTDSQTLTLSAMHSESTGWQPFAAKRDDIAAPSQADINKYGFDEAWRRKLVYRNQTDENYSVKWNLAPAENPWIDLTLSYAWSKTKQHDTRPDSAGTSSFLGTLGNESWVDYKDNLVEVSNKSRFSTGPVDHLLEIGASWHKNQRDALMYYPGYKKNAAYNYGYFQPYYMPAGEQQTRGLYIQDSMTLGSVTVTPGVRYDSVTNTGEPNIASMYNSSDPKVGHDYSSKSYHGFTPALGLVWKATPNMSLFADVTRTWRAPTIDEQYTVQYALSNVSGTSRDLKVETIHSVRGGMILNFNDLLADDDSVQIRTTLFRNRGKDEIFYRRGVLCGAQSVKSGANCGSPLSNYRNLPGYTIQGLEIESFYDSHRMFGSLSFSTIRGQRDASPRDPWGNKTWIAEIPPVTAHTTLGVKAPEWNMTFGWTMDMARKQDRSPQDGDPLAGIWALPKTKGYALQGLFATWQPEQVKGMEARVAIDNLFNTDYYPYLGESVSGIGRNIKLSISQKF
- a CDS encoding energy transducer TonB, which produces MPSTLPIRQPLPAWPDSLPASRRGTGLLLALLLHAGVFLWLAYRPTQEQPATAPPPIALMILPSTDPASTATPEKQPDKIKQIRSAAPQEKAEPKEEVKSVEAPNPEIVVAKKVRHSAKTRPQPVKPHDAEVPPAPTPPAPETHAPASHPQQSAGTAGSSTVSAPSPGEVNWVSLLRQRLDRFKRYPAQALRQQAQGVVYLSLTLDRHGQVLSVALEKSSGTPTLDREALALPARATPLPAPTEDIAPGQAQIMLTLPIRFDLRP